Within the Kwoniella pini CBS 10737 chromosome 8, complete sequence genome, the region ttttctcttctttctgtCGAAAGCAATGTCGAATCATCTCATTTCCTTCGACATATTATCCATACTGCCACCTTATCTTCGGTGGTAATTTACAACCCTGATAACGGGAAATCTGGAGACTACAGATACGCTCCTCctttgataattgatgaaaataatatcATGTCCGGGAACAAGGACAATGGATTCAGTGAGATGGGAAGTCCTCATCCGAGCTCCACAACATCGTGCAGACCCGTTACTAATACCTTAATTACCACCGTAACTAGCCAAGGAACTGTCATCACCACTCGGGTTCTGATTGTCCCAACTTTAACGGTCATGCAAGGTGAAGCGATTACTTTGCAGGTCAATCTTAACGAACAAGGAGATCTCATGGATACTCAAACCAGTTCGACGAATTTAACCAAAGCTCAAGATTCTTCAGTTGCCTCCACAGTGACCATTACGACCTTCGCTTCCGCTTCCGCCACTGCACACTCTCCGTCTGCCTCAATGGCATCCAAACCCGAAAAGGCGATGATGAAACCGATGATGAACCGATGATGAGAACGATGTCGGATACGTGGATAATTCggataaattatcaatatcagcCTCTCCAAAGGCGAGAACGACGGAGTGGTAGTCAAGCctaaaaattcaaagtTCACAAAGAAGGATTACATCCCAGCTTGGAAGCGAGATACTCAATTATTAGCAGATGAGAGGGGTGGGACGGTTGTCGGAGTAAAGATTGCTCATCTCTCGGGGATAAGCAGTGATGAAAATATATCACAGGAAAGATTATACAACAGCACTAGTAAATCCCATTGCTTCGCTGAAAGGCTACTTAGCGATGCGCCGTACTTTATGGTTGGGATATCAATTCGTAAGTTTAAAGAATCTACCTTGGAGCTGAAGACTATCTCAGCCTCGACAATTTTGTACGGGAGGAAATCGTTCTAGCGACCTTCTTTATGTGGATTCTGGGTTTGGCTATCTTAGGAGTAGGTCCTTACAATTATTCAAGTTTGATTTAAGCTGACAGCACTCAAAGCTTCAAAGCTTCTTAACGAATCTATTCCGCATTTGTAAGTCTAGCCAAAGTATGAAGTGTGCTGAACGTCAGAATTGCTTTACTATTCTCTTTACTTATCTCGATTATTTGGACCGCCATCGGACTTccaatatcattcaaattttggAACAACTTCTAATCTACAACGAGCACATTTTTCGAAAGTGTCGATGTCTTACCAGTGTACCTTAACAAGCGTATAGGCATTCAAAGTACAGTATTAGGCTTGACGATATCAACGATGATAGCGAGTGCTTGCTTATGCTGGAAAATCAGAGATGATCTCGATTGGCAAGTCAATAAAGGCTCTGTCTTCCAGTTATATTTACGCTGataaaattgtatttaGACTTTTCAAAGGATAGACGCTTTTACTAAGGTAAATAGTATATATAAATTGGTTCTAGCGCTCAGTACCATGCTGCAGCTTGAGGCTTTCGTACTCGTTACGTTTTCCGCGTTGTTTCTGGATCAAGTGAGTAAGCTATATCGAGATCTGGCTGATTGGCAGATATCCAATGGTCCTACAAGCTATTTCATGCACAACTGCAAGGCCTTTAAAGCATTCACCACTTGGACTTTCTTCACTGCGATGGGAGCCCTGGCGGTAGGGCAGACTTTCATCACAATCGTGCTGGCTATCACTCGTCGCTGGACTTCCGGTTAAGGTCTGGCCGATTTTCTGTATCTTGAAGAGACCAACGAAAGATCGAATGAAGGATTTGACGAGAATTCTTCTATGCCGGTGCCAATGCCACAAAACAACCTGCCTGCCTTTTCAACAGCTATCGGACCTGGTCCTGCAACACCTCCAGTAAGTTAATATTCCACATTTGCAGAAATCAATACGGTGATTCAGTTGGTCTCAATCTCTGTATGATTCAGCGTCAGATGTTCCCGCCTATGCCATTGTGTATGACCGCCACCAGAGCTTCAAGTACCCCTTCTTGAAGAGCTGGAGATGTCGCACAACGATTGTGAGGTATGCGACTGTATATTACGATATGCATAGGAattatgattttgttgactttttaccttcatccTAATCGCTCCAAAGCCATTTGCAAACCCATGTACTCTTGTGAATTCATGCCTGCCTTCTTAGCGTCTCGCAATTTCTCCATaatctccttcttctccttctcaaTCGCGTCCTTTTCATCGGAAAGCGACTCGTCGTGCAGCTTGGTGAAGTGACGCcacaagaagaaaacaaTGGCCACTGCGAGTTTTCAGCTGAGTTTAACGGTTATTTAAGTACTTACAAACGCCTAAACGCATATCTACTGCACACAGCAAGAAGCCGAGCATAGTCTGAAGTAGGTTGGCTACTTTCGAATATCGTCTGACAATCATTAGCTTAAATTGCAGTTCGGTAAAACTTactcttcctcttctttctgtCTCTTAGCAATTTTAAGCAATTGTATATCCTTTTCTATCATTTCTCCTGCCCAAGGGTTTTTCATCATGGCCTTTAGCTTTTCCTTATCAATTGGCGGTGCCATCAAGTCGGCGGCATCTGGTGGATCAGCAAACATATGCGTAGTAGACTACTCACCATCTGGCACATTATCCCACCATAGCGTTCCAGCTGGATCACCTTTCTTTGGACGAAGACCGTCTTGAAAGGGTACTAAAGCAGGTCTACCTGGTCCTTGCATCGTTAAGAAGTAATTCTTCCTGAAAGAAGTACTGGAGGGATCATCTTTGCTTGATGAGCCTGAGATTTGCTTGGGGGCTGGATTACCAACTCGCTtcgatgacgatgaagatgatgaaggcATGCCACCTGCTCTTACGTCAGAAGAGGATAATGGTTTTTGTGATGTGGATGAAGAGCTGGACCTggatgaggaggatgatgatttaacTTTAGATAATGCTTTTGTTCTACCTCGAGCAGCTTCTTGTCTTGTTAGTACGTGATAGCCGATGTAAGCTATCATCACAAGCATCATGAATGGCGGAGACAAAAAGGGTAAACTCGTGATTGAGCCATCGGTATTCGTCGCAAACGGTGAGTAAGGCATGGATGGATGAGACGCTAAGACATATTAGCTGAAATCGGTTTTGCAGGAAACATACCAAATCCCAGCACCACGAGCATCAGCAAAGCTTGCTCGAAAGGCCCGAATTTAAGTCCCTTCTTGTTCGCATCTTTTTTCTTGTCTGCCATGTTGCCTTGAAAGAATAAGGATTAGATCGTCTGAAAAAAATGTATAAGAAAGAAAGTGATTGAGGAGGCTGAAATCAGCTTGGACTTTTCACCTCTAGCATCACTGCCAAACTTTTATAGCTTAAATAGATTCTAAACGTTAGTAACGGAACTAGTCAAAGGATGCTAAAACCAGTGTGCAGCTGAAACAAATGAAAGGATTCGACACCTCCTTCAATCCAGTATCAAGCGTTATATAACATGCATGTCCTCCAATATGCCATTAGTCGTGAGGGTATCTACTCAGCAGCTTGTACGGGGAATCTGCAAGCAGCAAATCAGCATAAACGCCAGAATAGGACATTGAGGATGAAACGACTCACTCGAAGTGGACGTCCTTACCGGCAAGGGCTCGGTAGACGGAGGAGAAGGTGTCGAGTTTGTATTCAAGGTTATTTTGGTCTTTTGAGTCGAGGAATCTGCGGGACAGGACGGTAAATACAGATATATGGAGGGAAAGGATAGAAGCAAAACTCACACTCGGATCAATTTACCACCATCTTGAGCAACTCTGGTTCTCTTACCAACGATCTCACTTGGCCATACGAGTTCTTCGAGGAGTTTCTCGTGGACAGCAGTAAGAGTTCGGGATCTAGGTCTCTTTTGGCCTTTGGCGGCAGAGGCGTTTCGGGAAGGTTTAGGGAGAACTTTTCGTTGGGAGAGGAAGACGATGTATTTGTCGGAGAGCTTTTTCTCGAGCTCTCGGGTAAGTCTGTGTGTGTGGATGAATGGACGTGGACGTGAGTGGATTGAAGTGAAGTGTAGTTGCAGAAAGTGGTCATAGCAGAATTTTGATCAGCATTTACCCATGTAGTCCTCCGTATTTTTTGCCTAGACAACCCGTTTCTTGCCCAACCTGCTTTCATCCATCAACATACATCAGGGGAGGTGGAGCTGAAAAGCTCCTCCGTCTACCCCGAGTGTACGTTGATTGGGATGAAAGCCTTCCCTGAATTCCCTCGTATTTCTTCCAGATGCTATTAGAATATTTGCGACTTACCTTTGTTGGACTTTGTGGAAAGCCTTAGCCATGGGGACTGGGACGAAGATAACAACGGCCTTCTTTCCACCTTTTACATCAACCTCTTTAGCTTGAGAGAATTGAAGTTGTCTAAGCTCGGATTTGAGCTCTGGGACGTTGGCCTCAAGGTCGACGAAAGCTTGAGCAATTTGTTGCTCAATCTCCGTAGGAGGGGTTGAGGGAGCGTTGGCTGTTCGCAAGATTTTGTTGGCTGCGGACATTTTTGCTAAAGGAGTGGATGAGATGGTAAGTGAAAGAGGTCTTACTTGAGGCTTGAACAAAAGTCGATTGTGAACTTACGAGGATGCTTGAAGGCTGAAGAAGGAGTAGTAGGATGTATTTTATGGAAAACGGttaattgattgatcaactGCAGCAGCAGAGTCAGAGTCAGTACACGCGGGGTAAGGGCAAAAGGGGGAAAGAGCAGAGAAAACCATAAGCAGCTCACCATAGCTTACATCATACCATACATACAACTTACAGTGAATACCTGAACGTGGCACTCTGGTTCTAACGGTACTTTAAGCGGTAGCATCCGCCTACTGCTTTCGGCGATATCTTAAGTCCGATGTCTGCGTTCCTTGTTTTAATGCATGGTCAGCTATCGTATTTCTCCAGGAgcgttcttcttcatttgtGCAA harbors:
- a CDS encoding 40S ribosomal protein eS7; its protein translation is MSAANKILRTANAPSTPPTEIEQQIAQAFVDLEANVPELKSELRQLQFSQAKEVDVKGGKKAVVIFVPVPMAKAFHKVQQRLTRELEKKLSDKYIVFLSQRKVLPKPSRNASAAKGQKRPRSRTLTAVHEKLLEELVWPSEIVGKRTRVAQDGGKLIRVFLDSKDQNNLEYKLDTFSSVYRALAGKDVHFEFPVQAAE